In Seriola aureovittata isolate HTS-2021-v1 ecotype China chromosome 17, ASM2101889v1, whole genome shotgun sequence, a genomic segment contains:
- the LOC130184869 gene encoding heme-binding protein 1-like, translated as MFGMIKNSLFGNTEETEYKLLSSETKDGVSFEVRRYDAAKFAVVSSEGRSFDQVTGELVRKLLMYIGGSNEQGEAMGTAAPIIITVYPRNDGVLSRRLVVGIRVPSIYQQSPPTPTDSAIRVEERPGMTVYALQFGGFAGESEYRAEALRLTRTLGETAPFQRKQYFCCSYDPPLKPYGRRNEVWFLQDEP; from the exons ATGTTTGGCATGATCAAGAATTCGCTCTTCGGAAACACCGAGGAGACGGAATATAAACTGCTCAGCAGCGAGACGAAG GATGGAGTGAGCTTTGAGGTGCGGCGATACGACGCAGCCAAATTCGCTGTTGTCTCTTCTGAGGGACGAAGTTTTGACCAAGTGACCGGGGAGCTGGTGAGGAAGCTGCTCATGTACATCGGAGGCAGCAATGAACAAG GTGAGGCCATGGGAACAGCAGctcccatcatcatcacagtgtaCCCCCGGAATGACGGTGTTCTGTCTCGCCGGTTGGTGGTCGGCATCCGTGTCCCCTCCATCTACCAGCAAAGCCCCCCGACTCCCACCGACAGTGCCATCAGGGTTGAGGAGCGGCCCGGCATGACTGTCTATGCTCT GCAGTTTGGAGGCTTCGCAGGGGAGAGTGAGTACCGAGCAGAGGCCTTGCGTCTGACGCGCACCCTGGGTGAGACGGCACCCTTCCAGCGCAAGCAGTACTTCTGCTGCAGCTACGACCCACCACTCAAGCCTTACGGACGCCGCAACGAGGTGTGGTTTCTACAGGACGAGCCGTAG
- the fmc1 gene encoding protein FMC1 homolog yields the protein MATLSSPLRVCRGILRELRAIQGPSYKKSLAYNYVLDQFRKNKVTGERYCRAQQEAHHDSHTYLCLLAATRNHLALHNLYHGKGERSPEEVAGLVGLRLPTQPGGKGWEK from the exons ATGGCAACGCTGTCGTCGCCTTTACGAGTCTGTCGAGGGATATTGAGAGAGCTACGTGCCATCCAGGGACCGAGTTACAAAAAGTCTCTGGCCTACAACTATGTTCTGGACCAGTTTCGTAAAAATAAG GTAACAGGAGAAAGGTACTGCCGTGCCCAGCAGGAGGCACACCATgactcacacacatacctgtgtTTGTTGGCAGCTACCAGGAACCACCTGGCCCTGCACAACCTTTACCATGGCAAGGGAGAGCGCAGCCCAGAAGAAGTGGCAGGCCTAGTGGGGCTCAGATTGCCCACTCAGCCAGGAGGTAAAGGCTGGGAGAAGTGA